One window of Chryseobacterium indologenes genomic DNA carries:
- the rpoN gene encoding RNA polymerase factor sigma-54, with protein sequence MLKQHLQLKLGQKLAPQQIQLMKLIQLHTLEFEEELERELEENPALEIAKEDSKEDEYSSLEDAYKDEGTESIETDFDVNEYIYDDEPSYKTASSNYSPDDEEFDNESLLTEGQSLYDYLTEQIHLVNISEEDLKIAEYLIGNLDTDGYLRREIKSIVDDLAFSQGIYTTKEKVEDILENYVQKLDPSGVGARGLQECLLLQIEKKVSSDKAVSLAANILRHQFEALTNKHYNKIIQKYDIEEEDLKDALDEISKLSPKVGGNFDTQTITINQEIIPDFVIQVKDGLVIPMLNSKNAPTLRVSEEYKDILTTYSHDKNSSEHKQAALFIKQKLDAAKWYIDAINQRQNTLLQTITAIVKFQKDYFITGDEKSLKPMILKDVADITGFDISTISRVVKSKYADTPNGIVYLKDLFSDSLTNDDGEEVSTKEIKTHLQEVINKENKRKPLTDDALVVILKEQGYNIARRTIAKYREQLNIPVARLRKEL encoded by the coding sequence ATGCTTAAACAACACTTACAACTCAAATTAGGACAAAAGCTGGCCCCTCAGCAAATCCAGTTGATGAAGCTTATTCAACTTCATACTCTGGAATTTGAAGAGGAGTTGGAGAGAGAGTTAGAAGAAAACCCGGCTTTGGAAATTGCGAAAGAAGATTCTAAGGAAGATGAATACTCTTCTCTGGAAGATGCTTATAAGGATGAGGGTACAGAAAGCATTGAAACAGATTTCGACGTCAATGAATATATCTATGACGATGAACCAAGCTATAAAACCGCATCCAGCAACTATTCTCCGGATGATGAAGAATTTGATAATGAAAGTCTTCTCACGGAGGGACAGTCCTTATACGACTATCTTACAGAGCAGATACACCTGGTGAATATCAGTGAGGAAGATCTTAAGATTGCAGAATACCTTATCGGGAACTTAGATACAGACGGATATCTTAGAAGAGAAATCAAGTCTATTGTTGATGATCTTGCTTTCTCACAAGGAATTTATACAACTAAAGAAAAAGTTGAGGATATCCTGGAGAACTATGTTCAGAAACTGGATCCGTCCGGAGTAGGAGCAAGAGGGCTGCAGGAATGCTTATTGCTGCAAATTGAAAAGAAAGTAAGCTCAGATAAAGCAGTTTCTTTAGCTGCCAATATTTTGAGACATCAGTTTGAAGCCCTGACGAATAAGCACTACAACAAGATCATTCAGAAATATGATATTGAAGAGGAAGATCTGAAAGACGCACTGGACGAAATCTCAAAATTATCCCCGAAAGTAGGTGGGAACTTCGATACACAGACTATTACAATTAACCAGGAAATTATTCCGGATTTTGTGATTCAGGTAAAAGACGGATTAGTAATTCCTATGCTTAACAGCAAAAATGCACCTACTTTAAGAGTTTCTGAAGAATATAAAGATATTCTGACTACTTATTCCCATGATAAAAATTCATCGGAGCATAAGCAGGCTGCATTATTTATCAAACAGAAACTGGATGCTGCAAAATGGTATATTGATGCTATTAATCAGCGTCAGAATACCTTATTACAGACGATTACAGCGATTGTGAAGTTCCAGAAGGATTATTTCATTACCGGAGACGAAAAGTCTCTGAAACCAATGATTTTAAAGGATGTTGCAGATATTACAGGATTTGATATTTCTACCATTTCAAGGGTGGTAAAAAGTAAATATGCAGATACCCCTAATGGTATTGTATATCTTAAAGACCTGTTTTCAGACAGCTTAACGAATGATGACGGAGAAGAAGTCTCTACCAAAGAGATCAAAACCCATCTTCAGGAAGTAATCAACAAAGAAAATAAAAGAAAGCCACTTACAGATGATGCATTAGTGGTAATCCTAAAAGAGCAGGGTTATAATATTGCCAGAAGAACGATTGCAAAATATCGTGAACAGCTCAATATTCCTGTAGCAAGATTAAGAAAAGAACTTTAA
- the asnS gene encoding asparagine--tRNA ligase — MKKQTIKEILKDYKKVLHHDITVYGWVRSFRANRFIALNDGSTINNLQIVVDFENFDEAIIKNISTASSLKVVGEVVESQGAGQSVEIIAKKIIILGDNFTEELQSTILQPKKHSLEKLREQAHLRFRTNLFGAVFRVRHAVSFAVHSFFNQNQFFYINTPVITGADAEGAGEMFGVTNFDLNNMPKTEEGEIDFAQDFFGKKTNLTVSGQLEGETAAMGLGRIYTFGPTFRAENSNTTRHLAEFWMIEPEVAFNNLEDNIDLAEDFLKYVIQYVLDNCKDDLEFLDNRFAEEQKTKPEKERAKEGLIEKLQNVVAKRFKRVSYTEAIEILLNSKENKKGKFAYPVEKWGTDLQSEHERYLVEKHFESPVVLFDYPKEIKAFYMKLNDDNKTVAAMDVLFPGIGEIIGGSEREARLDVLKQKMADMHVDEHELWWYLDTRKFGSVPHAGFGLGLERLVLFVTGMTNIRDVIPFPRTPKSAEF, encoded by the coding sequence ATGAAAAAGCAAACGATCAAAGAAATCCTAAAGGATTACAAGAAAGTATTACATCATGACATTACTGTTTACGGATGGGTAAGATCCTTCCGTGCTAATCGCTTTATTGCGCTTAATGATGGTTCTACGATTAATAATTTGCAGATAGTTGTTGATTTCGAAAATTTTGATGAAGCTATTATCAAGAATATCAGTACAGCTTCTTCCCTGAAAGTAGTAGGAGAAGTAGTGGAAAGCCAGGGAGCAGGACAATCTGTGGAAATTATCGCTAAAAAGATTATTATTTTAGGAGATAACTTTACAGAAGAACTTCAGAGTACAATTCTTCAGCCTAAGAAACACAGTCTTGAAAAACTTCGTGAGCAGGCTCACTTAAGATTCCGAACGAATCTTTTCGGAGCGGTGTTCAGAGTACGTCACGCAGTAAGTTTTGCTGTTCACTCGTTCTTCAACCAGAACCAGTTTTTCTATATCAACACACCGGTAATTACAGGTGCAGATGCGGAAGGAGCTGGTGAAATGTTCGGAGTAACCAACTTTGATCTGAACAACATGCCGAAAACGGAAGAAGGCGAAATTGATTTTGCACAGGATTTCTTCGGTAAAAAAACAAACCTTACCGTTTCAGGACAGCTTGAAGGAGAGACTGCAGCTATGGGATTGGGAAGAATTTATACTTTCGGACCTACTTTCCGTGCTGAAAATTCTAACACCACAAGACACCTTGCGGAGTTCTGGATGATTGAGCCGGAAGTAGCTTTCAACAACCTTGAAGATAACATCGACCTTGCGGAAGATTTCTTAAAATATGTGATCCAGTATGTATTGGATAACTGCAAAGATGATCTTGAGTTCTTAGACAACCGTTTTGCAGAAGAGCAGAAAACAAAACCGGAAAAAGAAAGAGCCAAAGAAGGTCTTATCGAAAAACTTCAGAATGTAGTGGCTAAGCGTTTCAAGCGTGTAAGCTATACAGAAGCAATCGAAATCCTGTTGAACTCGAAAGAAAACAAAAAAGGAAAATTTGCTTACCCGGTTGAAAAATGGGGAACAGACCTTCAGTCTGAGCATGAAAGATACCTTGTTGAAAAACATTTTGAAAGCCCGGTAGTATTATTTGACTATCCGAAAGAAATCAAAGCTTTCTATATGAAACTGAACGATGACAACAAAACCGTTGCAGCGATGGATGTTCTTTTCCCTGGTATCGGTGAGATCATCGGTGGATCTGAAAGAGAAGCAAGATTAGATGTTTTAAAACAGAAAATGGCAGATATGCATGTAGATGAGCACGAGCTTTGGTGGTATCTTGATACCAGAAAATTCGGTTCTGTGCCGCATGCGGGCTTTGGTTTAGGACTGGAAAGACTAGTTCTTTTCGTAACAGGAATGACAAATATCAGAGATGTGATTCCTTTCCCAAGAACGCCGAAAAGCGCTGAATTCTAG
- a CDS encoding SDR family NAD(P)-dependent oxidoreductase — protein sequence METKKVWFVTGASKGLGFELVKKLLSEGFQVAATSRTVESLISTLGETSENFLPLSVNITDNNDIKSAIAKTVEHFGKIDVVVNNAGYGQIGTLEELTDEEARENYAVNVFGTLNVIRNAMPYLREQRSGNIFNISSVGGYSANFPGWGIYCSTKFAVAGFTEALAEEVKDFGIHATVVYPGYFRTDFLTKDSVKTPSNPIQAYEAARNSEQAHLNEINGNQPNDPEKAADVLIQISKEKNPPVHLLLGVGTMEFLNNKIDILKKDAEKWESLTVSTAI from the coding sequence ATGGAAACAAAAAAAGTATGGTTCGTGACAGGAGCTTCAAAAGGCTTAGGATTCGAGTTGGTAAAAAAATTATTATCCGAAGGATTTCAGGTTGCTGCAACAAGCCGTACCGTTGAATCCCTGATCTCAACCCTCGGAGAGACTTCTGAAAACTTCCTTCCGCTCAGCGTAAACATTACAGACAATAACGATATTAAATCTGCCATTGCCAAAACGGTTGAACATTTCGGAAAAATTGATGTAGTTGTGAATAATGCAGGTTATGGACAAATCGGAACATTGGAAGAACTTACAGATGAAGAGGCGAGAGAAAATTACGCTGTGAATGTTTTCGGAACCTTAAATGTGATCAGAAATGCCATGCCTTATCTTCGTGAACAAAGGTCTGGAAACATCTTCAATATTTCTTCCGTTGGTGGATATTCCGCTAATTTTCCGGGTTGGGGAATTTACTGCTCAACAAAATTTGCTGTTGCCGGATTTACTGAAGCTTTGGCTGAAGAAGTAAAAGATTTCGGAATTCATGCTACTGTAGTGTATCCCGGATATTTCCGTACTGATTTTTTAACTAAAGATTCTGTGAAAACCCCTTCCAATCCTATTCAGGCTTATGAAGCGGCAAGAAATTCTGAACAGGCTCATCTTAATGAGATCAACGGAAATCAGCCTAATGATCCTGAGAAGGCAGCTGATGTACTGATTCAGATCAGTAAAGAGAAAAATCCGCCGGTACATTTATTATTGGGAGTAGGAACGATGGAGTTTCTGAATAATAAGATTGATATCTTAAAGAAAGATGCTGAGAAATGGGAAAGCCTTACCGTTTCTACTGCGATTTAA
- a CDS encoding helix-turn-helix transcriptional regulator, with protein MNTLRKGEYFGETNQMVTVEGLTITDTEYTHPYVDWHYHENAYFTFLLQGNMTEGNRKETYGCSAGTLLYHHWEDPHYNIKPDIFTRGFHIEPSQSWFDRFDIQKNKVEGSFNIKDPALKLLVYQMFKETKTNDLSFELALNQLLLNLFSQLTHQKESSDRKPVWVGQINEILHESFTESLNLTELSKTLNIHPIHLSRDFHKYFHCNLGEYLRKLKLNKSLELLTLPHSLTDIAIECGFSDQSHFTRCFKENIGITPLKYRNLLKNY; from the coding sequence ATGAATACCCTGCGTAAAGGCGAATATTTTGGAGAAACCAATCAAATGGTCACTGTAGAAGGATTGACCATCACTGATACGGAGTATACGCATCCTTACGTAGACTGGCATTATCATGAAAATGCTTACTTCACTTTTTTGCTTCAGGGCAATATGACGGAAGGGAACAGAAAAGAAACCTATGGCTGTTCTGCCGGAACATTACTATACCATCATTGGGAAGATCCGCATTACAATATTAAGCCGGATATTTTTACAAGAGGCTTCCACATTGAACCTTCACAAAGCTGGTTTGATCGGTTTGACATTCAGAAAAATAAAGTGGAGGGCAGCTTTAATATAAAAGATCCCGCTTTAAAACTACTGGTTTATCAGATGTTCAAAGAAACGAAAACCAATGATTTATCTTTTGAGCTGGCTCTTAATCAGTTATTATTAAATCTTTTCAGTCAGTTGACCCATCAGAAGGAAAGTAGTGATAGAAAACCAGTCTGGGTAGGGCAGATCAATGAAATTCTACATGAAAGCTTTACAGAAAGCCTGAATCTTACGGAACTTTCTAAAACATTGAATATTCATCCTATTCATCTCAGCAGGGATTTTCATAAATATTTCCACTGTAATCTGGGTGAATATCTCAGAAAATTAAAACTTAACAAATCACTTGAATTGCTGACTTTACCCCACTCTTTGACGGATATTGCCATAGAATGCGGCTTTTCAGATCAGAGTCATTTTACCCGATGTTTTAAAGAAAATATCGGAATTACACCTTTGAAATACAGGAACCTTCTGAAAAATTATTAA
- a CDS encoding XRE family transcriptional regulator codes for MHQEALLKEIRRKIGEKSLNDEIANILNISYDAAHRRTSLKAKFSFEEALELARYYQISLDQFLGTENQLVVKRTQPVRTTEDLLNYFENSLKILNVFQNISNSKVFYSAKDIPFFYTISDSMLSRFKFYVWMNLLNQDKFLSPFHEFNMEYHSVKNDMLKDLYDKQNVTEIWNDTTIMSALRQISFYYEMGLLKKNDVDLILDDLRKLLEGLEIKTLEKTNYQIYVNDLVILNNSILFKNEQQCSFFVPFSMFGYMMTNDKITCEDSLSYFEHQIKNSRSLNESGNRERKMFFNKMYEQIDRLKQNLS; via the coding sequence ATGCACCAGGAAGCTCTATTGAAGGAAATCCGAAGAAAAATCGGGGAAAAATCTTTAAATGATGAGATTGCCAACATTCTTAACATCAGTTATGATGCGGCCCACAGAAGAACTTCTTTGAAAGCTAAGTTCAGCTTTGAGGAAGCGCTGGAGCTTGCCAGGTACTATCAGATCTCATTGGATCAGTTTCTGGGAACAGAAAACCAATTGGTTGTCAAAAGAACACAGCCGGTAAGAACAACTGAAGATCTTTTAAATTATTTCGAGAACTCATTGAAAATTTTAAACGTTTTTCAGAATATCAGCAATTCCAAAGTATTCTATTCTGCAAAAGACATCCCGTTTTTCTATACCATTTCAGATTCAATGTTATCCCGTTTCAAGTTTTATGTCTGGATGAATTTACTGAATCAGGACAAATTTTTAAGTCCGTTTCATGAGTTTAATATGGAATATCATTCAGTAAAAAATGACATGCTGAAAGATCTTTATGATAAACAAAACGTAACCGAAATCTGGAATGACACCACCATTATGAGTGCTCTGAGACAAATTTCTTTCTATTATGAAATGGGTCTGTTGAAGAAAAATGATGTGGATCTTATTCTTGATGACCTGAGGAAATTACTGGAAGGTCTGGAAATTAAAACACTGGAAAAAACTAATTATCAGATCTATGTCAATGATTTAGTAATTTTAAACAACAGTATTTTATTCAAAAATGAGCAGCAATGTTCCTTTTTCGTTCCTTTCAGCATGTTTGGATATATGATGACCAATGATAAAATCACCTGTGAAGATTCTCTGAGCTATTTTGAGCATCAGATCAAGAACTCCAGATCCCTGAACGAATCCGGAAACCGGGAAAGGAAAATGTTCTTTAATAAAATGTATGAACAGATTGACCGATTAAAACAAAATTTATCATGA
- a CDS encoding LA_2272 family surface repeat-containing protein: protein MKTRILLIAVLLFNSLVYASDSLKADSLKPRFIAASPSKNVRNVNGILFKYYDEEDHFKPKKVNGLGMGFNFLGIFLPPLMLFNLQLPGNDDYVIVPREKMNTINGLQLSLINMEPTVTNGLEINVSSNINTYAVTNGVSVSPFFNLHHEMKGVSAAPLANIGHKCRGLQIGLYNKCEDFRGIQIGGWNENGKRKLPLINWNFKKQKTN from the coding sequence ATGAAAACACGAATTTTATTAATAGCAGTTCTTTTATTCAATAGTCTGGTTTATGCATCAGACAGTTTAAAAGCAGATTCTTTGAAACCTAGATTTATTGCAGCTTCCCCTTCAAAGAATGTCAGAAATGTCAACGGGATTTTATTTAAATACTATGATGAGGAAGATCATTTTAAGCCTAAAAAAGTAAACGGATTGGGAATGGGATTCAATTTCCTGGGTATTTTTCTTCCTCCGTTGATGCTTTTCAACCTACAATTACCAGGCAATGATGATTATGTAATAGTGCCCCGTGAAAAGATGAATACAATCAATGGACTTCAATTGTCTCTGATCAATATGGAGCCTACTGTTACAAATGGTCTGGAGATCAATGTTTCGAGTAATATCAACACATATGCGGTGACTAACGGAGTATCTGTTTCCCCATTTTTTAATCTGCATCACGAGATGAAAGGTGTTTCTGCAGCACCGTTGGCCAATATTGGACATAAATGTCGTGGATTGCAGATTGGTTTGTACAACAAATGTGAAGATTTCAGAGGAATCCAGATCGGCGGATGGAATGAAAACGGAAAAAGAAAACTTCCACTCATCAACTGGAATTTTAAAAAACAGAAAACAAATTAG
- a CDS encoding AMP-binding protein — protein sequence MPLSYVYGTSEIPLLGQTIGANLKSTVEKYPHQEALVCVHQNYRATYQEFYNQTTAVAKALLLLGAKSGDRIGIWSSNRYEWVLLQYATARIGTILVNINPAYRTHELTYVLNQSEVRFIFSSLSFKSSNYKEMVQYAKEVCPTLEHEIFFDENWETFVNNGQDISDEVLHSFEEHVQFDDPVNIQYTSGTTGFPKGVTLSHHNILNNGYFIGIRLKYTEKDRVCIPVPFYHCFGMVIGNICCTAHGACMVIPNDSFDPEITLKAVSDEKCTSLYGVPTMFIAELAVKDFDKYDFSSLRTGVMAGSVCPPEIMKKVESLMNIKEMSICYGMTETSPVSTQTLIGTPLEKQVSTVGTVQDHLEIKIVDENGRTLKRGEHGELCTRGYSVMLKYWNDPENTKKVLDDARWMHTGDMAVMDKDGYITISGRIKDLIIRGGENISPKEIEDFLYTYTNILDVQIIGVPSEKFGEEVMAWVKVRKGFTITAEELQEYCKGRIAHYKVPKYWKFVDEFPMTISGKIRKVEMREISMKELELGSFKD from the coding sequence ATGCCCTTATCTTATGTATATGGAACTTCTGAGATTCCATTATTAGGACAGACCATCGGAGCCAATCTCAAAAGTACTGTCGAAAAATATCCCCATCAGGAAGCATTAGTCTGTGTTCATCAGAATTACAGAGCTACATACCAGGAATTTTACAATCAGACAACCGCCGTTGCAAAAGCTTTACTGCTTTTGGGTGCAAAATCCGGTGACAGAATCGGGATCTGGTCTTCCAACCGTTATGAATGGGTTCTTTTACAGTATGCCACTGCGAGAATAGGAACTATTTTAGTCAATATCAATCCGGCCTACAGGACTCATGAACTCACGTATGTTCTTAATCAATCTGAAGTTCGTTTTATTTTTTCGTCTTTAAGCTTTAAAAGCAGCAACTATAAAGAAATGGTTCAGTATGCCAAAGAAGTATGCCCCACCCTTGAGCATGAGATATTCTTTGACGAAAACTGGGAAACATTTGTTAATAACGGCCAGGATATTTCAGATGAAGTTCTCCACAGCTTTGAAGAACATGTACAGTTTGATGATCCTGTTAATATTCAATATACTTCCGGAACTACAGGTTTCCCGAAAGGCGTTACGCTTTCTCATCATAATATCCTGAACAACGGCTATTTTATCGGAATCAGATTAAAATATACTGAGAAAGACCGTGTCTGTATTCCGGTACCTTTTTACCACTGCTTTGGTATGGTAATCGGAAATATATGCTGCACAGCCCACGGAGCCTGCATGGTAATTCCTAACGACAGCTTTGATCCGGAAATCACTTTAAAAGCCGTTTCTGACGAAAAATGTACTTCTTTGTATGGTGTTCCTACCATGTTTATTGCGGAACTGGCAGTAAAAGATTTTGATAAGTATGATTTTTCAAGTTTAAGAACAGGTGTCATGGCAGGATCAGTATGTCCTCCGGAAATTATGAAAAAGGTAGAGAGCCTGATGAATATTAAAGAAATGAGCATCTGCTACGGAATGACGGAAACTTCACCCGTATCTACCCAGACTTTAATAGGAACACCGCTGGAGAAACAGGTTAGTACTGTAGGAACTGTTCAGGATCATCTTGAGATCAAAATTGTGGATGAAAATGGCAGAACCCTGAAACGCGGCGAGCATGGCGAACTTTGTACAAGAGGCTATTCTGTCATGCTGAAATACTGGAATGATCCTGAAAACACAAAAAAAGTACTGGATGATGCCCGCTGGATGCATACCGGAGATATGGCAGTAATGGATAAAGACGGATATATTACTATTTCCGGAAGAATAAAAGACCTCATCATCCGTGGCGGAGAAAATATTTCACCTAAGGAAATTGAAGATTTTTTATATACTTACACCAACATTCTTGATGTTCAGATCATTGGCGTTCCAAGTGAAAAATTCGGGGAAGAGGTGATGGCCTGGGTCAAAGTAAGGAAAGGATTTACTATCACAGCAGAAGAATTACAGGAATACTGCAAAGGAAGAATTGCCCACTATAAAGTCCCGAAATACTGGAAATTTGTAGATGAGTTTCCTATGACCATTTCCGGAAAAATAAGAAAGGTAGAAATGCGGGAGATATCTATGAAAGAGCTTGAATTAGGAAGTTTTAAAGATTAA
- a CDS encoding helix-turn-helix domain-containing protein, producing the protein MIWNVFFHAQTNNTEKNIPEKRTYKELEDEFYKVLPGDTNNSKSIASSYLKKAKSENNTTQIAEGYVMLHFDEELPNALKYLDSLQYITRNSKENTYPARIYLLRGNLYFKTDNLQAALNNYILGLKYAKEKGNKRQIAMAHISIAYLNNYIGKHEETAKVLRHYAYDADYMNETEVNSLKLNLADAYIEINKMDSAYALIQEGMLDSKKNKDVYRYYQNLGLLGYYNLHSKNYQKAIDGLLECEKYFFTKNNGSKRNHNYTLLYLGKSYAGLQKKEKAADFFRKIDSMVLKTNYIYPELRDVYTYLIDYYKENNDKEKQLYYVDRFLKVDQVLDTQFRYISRELPRRYDTPELQQEKEDITNELTKRKSLFYIVLSLLLISHLLFINVYFKYKKSEKNYKKIAQDLIQSVNENRVGKNKEPEAGQEIYPVENTENSEDKTSRTVSEDIAQTILKELEIFESKDQFLNKGITLGSLAKKIKTNSKYLSEIINTYKGKNFATYLNDLRIDYAISRLATDRKFRSYKIPFIAEELGYNNEQAFTLAFKKRTGTPLSIYLKEIENMSSN; encoded by the coding sequence ATGATATGGAATGTGTTTTTTCATGCACAGACCAATAATACTGAAAAAAATATTCCGGAAAAACGGACTTATAAAGAATTGGAAGACGAATTTTATAAGGTCCTTCCCGGAGATACCAACAACTCAAAAAGTATTGCCAGTTCTTATCTTAAAAAGGCAAAGTCTGAAAACAATACAACTCAGATTGCTGAAGGGTACGTTATGCTTCATTTTGACGAAGAATTACCCAATGCACTAAAATACCTTGACAGCTTACAATACATCACCAGGAATTCAAAAGAAAATACCTATCCGGCAAGAATTTACCTGTTAAGAGGAAACCTGTATTTCAAGACTGATAACCTCCAGGCTGCATTAAACAACTATATCCTGGGATTAAAATATGCAAAAGAAAAAGGAAATAAAAGGCAGATTGCCATGGCCCATATCAGTATTGCCTATCTCAACAATTATATCGGGAAACATGAGGAGACTGCAAAAGTACTGAGGCATTATGCTTATGATGCCGATTATATGAATGAGACGGAGGTCAATTCCCTCAAATTGAACCTTGCAGATGCTTATATAGAGATCAATAAAATGGATTCTGCTTATGCATTGATACAGGAAGGCATGCTGGATTCCAAAAAAAATAAAGATGTTTACCGTTATTATCAGAATCTTGGGTTATTAGGATACTATAATCTTCATTCAAAAAATTATCAGAAAGCGATTGATGGCTTATTGGAATGTGAAAAATACTTCTTTACCAAGAATAATGGCAGTAAAAGAAACCATAATTATACACTTTTGTATTTAGGGAAATCCTATGCCGGTCTTCAGAAAAAAGAAAAAGCAGCAGATTTTTTCAGGAAGATCGATTCCATGGTTCTTAAAACAAATTATATTTATCCTGAGCTCAGGGACGTATACACTTACCTGATTGATTATTATAAAGAAAATAATGATAAAGAAAAGCAGCTGTATTATGTAGACCGTTTTCTAAAAGTTGATCAGGTCCTGGATACACAGTTCAGGTATATTTCCAGAGAGCTTCCAAGAAGATATGATACGCCGGAGTTGCAGCAGGAGAAGGAAGATATTACTAACGAGCTTACCAAAAGGAAGAGTCTGTTTTATATTGTACTGAGTCTTTTGTTGATATCGCACCTCCTGTTTATCAATGTTTATTTTAAATATAAAAAATCTGAAAAGAACTATAAAAAGATAGCCCAGGATCTGATTCAATCCGTAAATGAAAATAGAGTAGGGAAAAATAAAGAACCGGAAGCCGGACAAGAAATTTATCCGGTAGAAAATACGGAAAATTCTGAAGACAAAACATCCAGAACTGTTTCTGAAGATATTGCCCAGACCATCTTAAAGGAACTTGAAATATTTGAAAGCAAAGATCAGTTTTTAAATAAAGGAATTACGCTGGGAAGTCTTGCTAAAAAAATAAAAACAAACTCTAAATATCTGTCAGAAATTATCAATACTTACAAAGGAAAAAACTTTGCAACGTATCTCAACGATCTCCGTATTGATTATGCCATCAGCAGATTGGCTACTGACAGAAAATTCAGGTCCTATAAAATTCCTTTTATTGCAGAAGAATTAGGATATAATAACGAACAGGCTTTCACTTTAGCCTTCAAAAAAAGAACCGGAACCCCTCTATCTATCTATCTGAAAGAAATTGAAAATATGTCTTCGAATTAG